The proteins below come from a single Halobacteriovorax sp. DA5 genomic window:
- a CDS encoding BolA/IbaG family iron-sulfur metabolism protein, with protein sequence MLFEQVKTIIEENIKDSQVMIYDLTGGGDHLGITIVSDEFKGKMLLAQHRMVMDILKQKLSEDLHAVQLKTLTFEQAKNQGLI encoded by the coding sequence ATGTTATTTGAACAAGTAAAAACAATCATCGAAGAAAATATCAAAGATTCACAAGTAATGATCTACGACCTAACTGGTGGAGGCGATCATCTTGGTATCACAATCGTGAGTGATGAATTTAAAGGTAAAATGCTTTTAGCTCAGCACAGAATGGTTATGGATATTTTAAAGCAAAAGTTAAGTGAAGACTTACATGCGGTACAGCTAAAGACGCTAACTTTTGAACAGGCAAAAAATCAGGGACTAATCTAG